The nucleotide window GCAGAGCCGAATGAAAGGGGAGGTCCTGAAGTATGACGCTTTTAATGAAAGAGGGCTGATGGAATTGTAAGGACCATCAGATGCTAATGGTGCTTGCGTCATGATTACGGGCCTTCACTTTTAATGTCCGCTTTGTGCCAGAAGCGGACATTGCTAATCCCCTGACACACGCTAAACAGTTTGCAGTGCAGCTTATTTCTGTTCCTCATGTAAAAAAGGCATTAACTGAAAGATGTCACTTAACTTCCTCATGTATATCTACATCCATACATAGTCATCAGGAAAGGATGAATGAAAATGCTGAGAGGTAAAAGAGCTGTTATTACTGGTGGCGGCGGGGGATTTGGCCAGGCGCTGTGCGTGTGGCTGGCACGAGAGGGCGTCGAGGTGGATTTTTGCGCACGGCGGGCTGAAGATATTCAAAAAACCTGCAGCATCATCACAGCTGAAAGCGGCATTGCAAAAGGGTATATCTGTGATTTATCCCGGTCTGAATCCCTTTCTCAGTTTTCTTCACAACTGTTAATTTCAGACAAGCCTATAGACATTTTAATCCTGAATGCTGCTCAGTGGTTGTCAGGGAGATTAGACGATCAGCCTGACACAGAAATTATCAATACCGTCAGTTCAGGTCTGACAGGTTCGATTCTACTGACTCAGGCTCTGCTGCCCGGGTTAAGACGTTCAGACAATGCTGATATCGTCTCAATTATATCTTCATGTGGGATCCCGAATTTTACGGATTCAATTGCGCATCCTGCTTTTTTCGCCAGCAAACATGGGCTTAGCGGGTTTATCACCAAACTGTCACAGCAGTTGTCCGAAGAAAACATACGTGTGACCGGGTTGTATCCACCGGATTTCGAACTTACAGGGTTAGATACGCTTGTCGACAGTGAATCCAGAATGGGGGAACGTCTGATGAATGGGCGCTCAGTCTGGGAAACAATTCGTTTTGTGCTGACTCAGCCACGTAG belongs to Erwinia pyri and includes:
- a CDS encoding SDR family oxidoreductase produces the protein MLRGKRAVITGGGGGFGQALCVWLAREGVEVDFCARRAEDIQKTCSIITAESGIAKGYICDLSRSESLSQFSSQLLISDKPIDILILNAAQWLSGRLDDQPDTEIINTVSSGLTGSILLTQALLPGLRRSDNADIVSIISSCGIPNFTDSIAHPAFFASKHGLSGFITKLSQQLSEENIRVTGLYPPDFELTGLDTLVDSESRMGERLMNGRSVWETIRFVLTQPRSCHISSIYFQGPTREDLG